One Desulfobulbus oligotrophicus DNA segment encodes these proteins:
- a CDS encoding glycoside hydrolase family 108 protein → MTNFDRAIVHVLANEGGYSNNPKDPGGETMWGITRATATAAGYSGEMKDLPLRIAKKIYRERYWRLEYERMPYVVAVQVFDAAVNSGPVAAIKWLQQAVGTRQDGVIGPLTMAAVGRRDPLQIVLRFCSARLKFLTSLPTWPSFGRGWVNRIVGNMLITDND, encoded by the coding sequence GTGACAAATTTTGATAGGGCAATTGTACACGTGTTGGCTAACGAGGGCGGATACAGCAATAACCCCAAGGATCCCGGCGGGGAAACCATGTGGGGCATTACCAGGGCCACAGCCACAGCTGCCGGTTATAGCGGAGAAATGAAAGATTTACCTTTGCGGATTGCAAAAAAAATCTATAGGGAACGCTATTGGCGGCTGGAATACGAGAGGATGCCCTATGTGGTGGCGGTGCAGGTGTTTGATGCGGCCGTGAACTCCGGTCCGGTTGCGGCTATCAAATGGCTGCAACAGGCGGTGGGTACCAGGCAGGATGGTGTTATTGGTCCGCTGACCATGGCGGCGGTCGGGCGGCGCGATCCATTACAGATCGTGCTCCGATTTTGTTCAGCTCGGTTAAAATTTTTAACCAGTCTGCCAACCTGGCCATCGTTCGGCCGTGGTTGGGTTAACCGGATTGTCGGAAATATGCTCATTACTGATAATGATTAA
- a CDS encoding DUF7940 domain-containing protein has translation MNLKLIPEWKDGLKMYSVQVQAVIGSLCAIYLAIPEKLQDKIEMWWLLVLFMVLVVVGIVGRLIDQGITVHHKGRSDDAPADR, from the coding sequence GTGAATCTGAAACTGATACCGGAATGGAAAGATGGGCTGAAGATGTACTCCGTACAGGTGCAGGCTGTTATTGGCAGCCTCTGCGCCATCTATCTGGCAATCCCGGAAAAACTGCAGGATAAAATCGAGATGTGGTGGCTGTTGGTGCTGTTTATGGTGTTGGTGGTGGTTGGCATTGTCGGCCGCCTCATCGACCAGGGCATTACCGTCCACCATAAGGGGCGTAGTGATGATGCACCAGCTGACCGTTGA
- a CDS encoding HU family DNA-binding protein gives MFFSLTKIPFLILVPLFVVNRCCSGSYCRAKQWRCLNFLEGRMNKKELVESMAEAADISKTAAEKALNGMLMAVSSALSKGDKVTLIGFGTFSTVKRAARTAKNPRTGAPIEIPAKTIAKFKPGSKLTDAVN, from the coding sequence ATGTTTTTTTCTTTGACAAAGATTCCTTTTTTGATTTTAGTTCCTCTGTTCGTTGTCAACAGATGCTGCTCTGGCAGTTATTGCCGGGCAAAGCAGTGGCGATGTTTAAATTTCTTGGAGGGAAGAATGAATAAGAAGGAATTGGTTGAGTCCATGGCGGAGGCAGCGGATATCAGTAAAACCGCAGCAGAAAAAGCATTAAATGGCATGCTGATGGCTGTATCAAGCGCTTTGAGCAAAGGCGACAAAGTGACTTTGATTGGTTTTGGAACGTTTTCAACTGTCAAGCGTGCGGCACGGACAGCGAAAAACCCGCGTACTGGAGCTCCGATTGAGATTCCTGCTAAGACAATCGCTAAATTTAAACCAGGCAGCAAACTAACAGATGCCGTCAACTGA
- the larE gene encoding ATP-dependent sacrificial sulfur transferase LarE, producing MSLKRKQKQLQSILQGYGRVAVAFSGGADSSLLLKCALDVLGGRHVLALFARSALQTPGEIEHVQQWAVQNNCEQDLCLDIVEVTPLQWDTFITNPDNRCYHCKRQLYQLFRTRMQERGYSYLLDGTNCDDLNSHRPGLRAIDELQVQTPLVASGFDKNDVRGLSRQLNLTTWNRPSASCLATRIPTGMSINEERLQLVALFEEGLRRFGFIGCRVYLNPHRHDTVHIAIQNNEFSTFSEVSIRLAVLDFFRRYGVDSVLLDLAGRG from the coding sequence GTGAGCCTGAAGAGAAAACAGAAACAACTGCAGTCTATTCTGCAAGGTTATGGAAGGGTGGCTGTGGCCTTTTCCGGAGGAGCCGACAGCTCTTTATTGTTAAAGTGTGCTCTTGATGTCCTGGGAGGACGTCATGTTCTAGCTCTGTTTGCACGATCGGCGTTACAGACTCCCGGCGAGATTGAGCACGTACAGCAGTGGGCTGTGCAAAATAACTGTGAGCAGGATCTTTGTCTGGATATTGTCGAAGTTACCCCCCTGCAATGGGATACATTTATCACGAATCCGGATAACCGTTGCTATCATTGTAAAAGACAGTTGTACCAGCTGTTTCGTACACGGATGCAAGAGCGTGGATACTCGTATTTGCTGGATGGAACCAACTGCGACGATCTTAACAGTCATCGTCCCGGGCTTCGTGCAATTGATGAACTTCAGGTGCAAACACCTCTGGTTGCATCCGGATTTGATAAAAATGATGTCCGGGGGCTGAGCCGTCAATTGAATCTGACAACCTGGAATCGGCCTTCTGCCTCTTGCCTGGCAACCAGGATTCCAACCGGTATGTCTATCAACGAAGAACGATTGCAATTGGTGGCACTCTTTGAAGAGGGACTGCGGCGATTTGGATTTATTGGTTGTCGGGTGTATCTCAATCCACATCGGCACGACACAGTGCATATTGCTATTCAAAACAATGAATTTTCAACATTTTCAGAGGTAAGCATCCGCTTGGCAGTGCTCGATTTTTTCCGACGCTACGGTGTTGACTCCGTGCTTCTTGATCTGGCAGGAAGAGGCTGA
- the potA gene encoding spermidine/putrescine ABC transporter ATP-binding protein PotA — MTDKTVVELRRVSKAYGDDHALVDISLTVADGEFLSLLGPSGCGKTTLLRLIGGFEQCTAGTLLLDGMAVEGTPPEKRAVNTVFQNYALFPHMTVFDNVAFGLRMAKKPDDEIVAAVAQVLHLVQLSGMERRKPSELSGGQQQRVAIARAVVNKPRVLLLDEPLSALDHRLRKQMQKELKQLQRTLGITFIFVTHDQDEAFAISDRVVVMQNGRIEQIGTPMEIYEEPVNLYVARFVGDINVLDGIIQGRIDQNSYRALVEGASVRLRSHRSFVPNQPVHILLRPEDFRMELEQDVSDSQELIAKFQQARLKGIVRRLFYHGATYTVEVDLASGSQVQITEFFDEDSDDLSFQSGDVVTLGWHEGWEVVLPHE, encoded by the coding sequence TTGACAGACAAAACGGTAGTTGAATTGCGCCGAGTATCAAAGGCTTACGGTGACGATCATGCATTGGTTGATATCTCATTGACCGTGGCTGATGGTGAATTTCTTTCTCTCCTTGGTCCTTCAGGCTGCGGAAAAACCACTTTACTGCGTTTGATCGGCGGATTTGAGCAGTGCACTGCCGGTACTCTGCTCCTTGACGGTATGGCTGTTGAAGGAACGCCTCCGGAAAAACGGGCAGTCAACACGGTTTTCCAGAACTACGCCCTGTTCCCGCACATGACAGTGTTTGACAACGTTGCCTTTGGCCTGCGCATGGCCAAAAAACCAGACGATGAAATTGTCGCTGCAGTTGCTCAGGTGCTGCATCTTGTCCAGCTGTCCGGGATGGAGCGGCGAAAACCATCGGAACTCTCCGGAGGGCAGCAACAACGAGTTGCCATTGCCCGGGCTGTTGTCAATAAACCTCGAGTCCTCCTTTTGGACGAACCGCTCTCTGCTCTTGATCATCGCCTGCGCAAGCAGATGCAAAAGGAGTTAAAACAACTGCAGCGTACCCTGGGGATCACCTTTATCTTTGTAACCCACGATCAGGATGAGGCCTTTGCCATATCGGACCGGGTTGTGGTCATGCAGAATGGGAGAATTGAGCAAATCGGCACCCCCATGGAGATTTACGAAGAGCCGGTCAACCTTTACGTTGCAAGATTTGTCGGTGACATCAACGTATTAGACGGTATCATTCAAGGAAGAATTGATCAGAACTCCTATCGGGCACTTGTGGAAGGAGCCTCTGTGCGTCTACGTAGCCATCGATCGTTCGTTCCCAATCAACCGGTGCATATCTTATTGCGCCCGGAGGACTTTCGAATGGAGCTGGAACAGGATGTCAGTGACTCACAGGAGTTGATTGCCAAATTCCAGCAGGCACGACTGAAAGGTATAGTTCGTCGCCTTTTTTATCATGGCGCCACGTATACTGTTGAAGTTGACCTTGCAAGTGGTTCCCAGGTACAGATCACTGAATTTTTTGATGAGGACAGCGATGATCTGAGTTTTCAATCAGGTGATGTGGTAACACTCGGCTGGCATGAAGGCTGGGAGGTTGTTCTACCCCATGAATGA
- a CDS encoding ABC transporter permease subunit codes for MNESLFFRRLLIGTTWTWVLLLALVPYIILLGASWLQPGTDTLVLPTLTKENYSHLLSSTAFTITAESVLLAACTAVLCLAIGYPFAAILANAPAKRQPLLLLLVMIPFWTNSLIRTYALVMLLKADGLINAALIRTGLITEPLQLMYTPFAVFIGLVYTLLPFMILPLYAALKAVDPKLLEAGRDLGASWLQNFLKITIPLTMPGIIAGTMLVFLPALGMFYVSDILGGARTMLLGNYIRDQFLVFRNIPMGSAASITMTLAMGLLLLLYYLATRRSGEKVMQ; via the coding sequence ATGAATGAGAGTCTCTTTTTTCGCCGGTTATTAATTGGCACCACCTGGACCTGGGTTCTCCTGCTGGCCCTTGTTCCCTATATTATCCTTCTTGGAGCCAGCTGGTTGCAACCGGGAACCGACACGCTGGTGTTGCCGACGCTGACAAAAGAAAATTACAGCCATCTGTTATCCTCAACGGCTTTCACCATAACCGCTGAATCTGTTCTGTTGGCTGCATGTACCGCTGTTCTTTGTCTGGCGATCGGTTATCCTTTTGCAGCCATCCTGGCCAATGCCCCTGCAAAACGGCAGCCATTGCTCCTGCTGCTGGTCATGATTCCTTTTTGGACCAACTCACTGATCCGCACCTATGCACTGGTCATGCTGCTCAAAGCGGATGGCCTGATCAACGCAGCCCTCATCCGCACAGGCCTGATAACCGAGCCTCTGCAGCTCATGTACACTCCCTTTGCCGTGTTCATTGGGCTGGTTTACACACTGCTGCCCTTTATGATTCTTCCTCTTTATGCGGCGCTGAAAGCTGTTGATCCCAAACTGCTTGAAGCTGGACGGGATCTTGGTGCCAGCTGGCTGCAAAATTTTTTAAAAATCACAATCCCCCTGACCATGCCCGGCATTATCGCTGGTACAATGCTGGTTTTCCTGCCGGCACTCGGTATGTTTTATGTTTCAGATATTCTCGGCGGTGCCAGAACCATGCTCCTTGGCAACTATATCCGTGACCAGTTTTTAGTCTTCCGCAACATTCCAATGGGCTCGGCAGCCAGTATCACCATGACCTTGGCCATGGGTCTACTTTTACTGCTGTACTACTTAGCCACCCGACGCTCCGGTGAGAAGGTGATGCAATGA
- the potC gene encoding spermidine/putrescine ABC transporter permease PotC, with amino-acid sequence MRRCVQWGYAGSVYLFLYLPLAIVAVFSLNNSRYSLAWKGFTFDWYVKLWNNTDLMTAALHSLVIAASAATLSTLLGTGAAFILHHYRFTGRRALFGVLFVMMMSPDIVIAISLLLFFLALFLPLGFITLLIAHTALCVPFVAITVYSRFHGFPTDIVDAARDLGANEYRVFRQIVLPLAAPAVIAGWLLSFTLSLDDVIISFFTTGPDYEVLPLRIYSMVRLGIKPDVNALCVVLMIITATALVLTRKLLKEKT; translated from the coding sequence ATGAGAAGATGTGTGCAATGGGGTTATGCCGGCAGTGTTTACCTGTTCTTGTACCTGCCACTTGCTATTGTTGCTGTTTTCTCCCTGAACAATTCCAGATATTCGCTGGCATGGAAAGGTTTCACCTTTGACTGGTATGTTAAACTGTGGAATAATACTGATCTTATGACCGCAGCTCTTCATTCGCTGGTCATTGCCGCCAGTGCCGCTACTCTGTCCACGTTACTTGGAACAGGGGCTGCCTTTATTCTCCACCACTATCGCTTCACCGGTCGTCGTGCACTGTTTGGTGTGCTTTTTGTCATGATGATGTCGCCTGATATCGTGATTGCCATTTCACTCTTATTGTTTTTTTTAGCCCTGTTCCTGCCGCTGGGGTTCATTACCCTTCTCATCGCACATACTGCCCTCTGTGTCCCCTTTGTTGCCATTACTGTTTATTCGCGTTTTCACGGTTTCCCCACCGACATCGTTGATGCGGCCCGAGACCTCGGTGCCAACGAATACCGGGTGTTCCGGCAGATTGTTCTTCCCCTTGCCGCCCCTGCAGTTATTGCCGGCTGGTTGCTCAGCTTCACCCTGTCTCTTGACGATGTCATTATCAGTTTCTTTACGACCGGCCCGGATTATGAAGTTTTACCGCTACGTATCTACTCCATGGTGCGCCTTGGCATTAAACCCGATGTTAATGCACTGTGCGTGGTGCTGATGATCATCACGGCAACCGCATTGGTTCTTACCCGAAAATTACTCAAGGAAAAAACATGA